The Stomoxys calcitrans chromosome 3, idStoCalc2.1, whole genome shotgun sequence genome includes a region encoding these proteins:
- the LOC106094212 gene encoding 1-acyl-sn-glycerol-3-phosphate acyltransferase alpha encodes MACVCEMIGLACLVALFMSFSNKAPYQLKMTIFLIGNGIIVLICLPFMFFRPRDYRNALGPAWGCRQLCKALGVTMEVRGLENIRKDHGSVVLMNHQSSLDLCVLAYLWPVIGRATVVSKREILYLPFFGFGSWLWGTLFINRSRKTDSINALQKESKAINERNCKLLLFPEGTRNSKDTLLPFKKGSFHIALQSQCPIQPVVISKYWFLDGENKIFRPGHAIINILPEIQTAGSKKEDMDAIIEKTRNIMQSEYTKLSQEAKALNPKKHV; translated from the exons ATGGCCTGCGTATGCGAAATGATAGGGCTTGCCTGTTTAGTGGCGCTCTTTATGAGTTTCTCCAACAAAGCACCATATCAATTGAAGATGACCATATTTCTGATTGGTAATGGAATCATCGTACTTATCTGTCTACCATTTATGTTCTTTAGACCGAGAGATTACAGAAATGCCCT cgGTCCGGCCTGGGGTTGCCGGCAACTGTGCAAGGCCTTGGGTGTAACCATGGAAGTACGAGGCTTGGAAAATATACGCAAAGACCATGGTAGTGTGGTTTTGATGAATCATCAGAGTTCTTTGGACCTATGCG TTCTCGCCTATCTCTGGCCCGTCATAGGCCGTGCCACCGTCGTATCCaaaagggaaattttatatttaccatttttcggattcGGCTCATGGCTATGGGGCACACTATTTATTAACAGATCTCGCAAAACGGATTCCATAAACGCCTTACAAAAGGAATCGAAAGCTATCAACGAAAGAAATTGCAAACTATTGCTCTTCCCCGAGGGAACACGTAATTCTAAGGACACCTTGCTGCCTTTCAAAAAAGGATCCTTCCACATTGCCCTCCAAAGTCAATGTCCAATCCAGCCAGTGGTTATCTCCAAATATTGGTTCTTAGATGGCGAAAATAAAATCTTCCGACCTGGCCATGCCATCATTAATATCCTGCCCGAGATCCAAACGGCTGGATCCAAGAAAGAAGATATGGATGCGATTATTGAGAAAACACGCAACATCATGCAATCAGAGTATACAAAACTTAGCCAAGAAGCCAAGGCACTAAATCCCAAAAAGCATGTCTAG
- the LOC106094214 gene encoding DNA excision repair protein ERCC-5 homolog isoform X2 produces the protein MGVTGLWKLIEPCGKPVPVETLEGKVLAIDVSIWLHQVVKGFQDNKGAALNNAHLLGLFHRLCKLMYYRVKPVFVFDGCVPQLKRDTIARRQQQRSKLSNEADRIQNLLLQSLAKEKVVMQALGPNAEQLLTSPIKKKASKEDSVDDMFKLPELPESSKKQGKVAGDSSMDDSWEDSFNSTDDYTNTTGSTDDSSYDESNPRHAYNTNILAIDVRSNEFKHLPADVRHDILVDIKETRKQSSWGRLHELPSRSDDFSVFQMKRLLKRRDVQVCLEEAEQEMGNDNALTFTELTNIFTEEGILESEKLQKATKQISSSENTRFLLVRDLKKKLKKVDEEQDPETKVEIKSENTESEDIKPSTSKGEEVTNPASDTKELGKEYDADLELALALSLEENTDHVYDDKDYEYDSDEVLKLNRDQRERLQDAAKGPARAYMIEYAGMNKDEVQGILERTQVNDNFDETLDLERLIGDGDVAPERNPETAELKPESIHNESQEIRLQVTDDSDSTDSDLEEVEEEAIKPAISITVDVTKATPADDDLFADVFKEDECVIEETPDLLEPITSQTKAIEETNPQESLVDMKPKMPVKFLKDLEEGDECFIPETPPVVMKSEIENPSEHKSDIKIKPIDQGKKVEILSILDELKQQVADIKKINLDEIKLSNSVIELSDDEVPPGEIVEKKEIIEICDSDDNQRPYTPPLQITAATEQTPKSGGSANKSPKFHTPSKNHAITEFFNVNYVVKRTPDKPSEENEEAPKVKSPFFVKKTPKSASKSGSNSPTSGKKVSKASKSLFDKNGEENATEIADEDGIEVIKETTEEDVIKEAAELLKSNKTTEELDHLAADLAKDRRDLENERNRQDRMSMSITQRMNSDCQELLRLFGVPYIIAPMEAEAQCAFLDIVELTNGTITDDSDIWLFGGRTVYKNFFAQNKHVLEFRAEQIEKDFNCDRQKLIQLACLVGSDYTTGIHGIGAVTAMEILASFAPKDIPNAVDGSTILKTQYILSTLQKFRTWWQSFKNSAAPPGTSARLALQKKLKNIEVHEGFPNVAVVEAYLTPKVDENKEPLSWGYPDVESLREFAKKTFGWTTNKTDDILMPVMKKLNEKRTQQSIRNYFNVKSALNLRQLKVSKRVQNAIDKMTGKVDSSDDASEKPTRPKRSRQTSKVAAKRKKEAEDGQQQTVNECNGDAVSLTIDADFSSGMARGPLKKPTKRPNIPNTKQVIPQREKTLEQMEANRKMAAEILKNSAKETKKKRKA, from the exons ATGGGAGTAACTGGTCTTTGGAAGCTAATCGAACCATGTGGTAAGCCAGTGCCTGTGGAAACCCTGGAGGGTAAAGTGTTGGCCATTG ATGTATCGATTTGGTTGCATCAAGTGGTTAAAGGGTTCCAAGACAACAAAGGAGCTGCTTTGAACAATGCCCATTTGTTGGGCTTATTTCACAGACTGTGCAAACTGATGTACTATCGTGTTAAGCCAGTATTTGTATTCGATGGTTGTGTGCCCCAATTGAAAAGAGATACAATT GCTCGCCGTCAACAGCAGCGCAGCAAACTTAGCAATGAAGCTGACCGTATACAGAATCTACTGCTACAATCACTGGCTAAGGAGAAAGTTGTCATGCAGGCTTTGGGACCCAACGCCGAGCAGCTATTAACATCACCCATCAAAAAGAAGGCCTCTAAGGAAGATTCAGTTGACGACATGTTCAAATTACCTGAATTGCCAGAAAGCTCCAAGAAGCAGGGCAAAGTTGCCGGAGATAGTAGTATGGATGACTCTTGGGAGGATTCCTTTAATTCTACAGATGATTACACCAACACTACAGGGTCTACTGACGATAGTTCATACGATGAATCCAATCCTCGTCATGCCTATAACACCAACATTCTGGCCATAGATGTGCGTAGCAACGAGTTTAAACATTTGCCCGCCGATGTTAGGCATGACATTTTGGTGGATATTAAAGAAACCCGCAAGCAATCCTCTTGGGGTCGCTTGCATGAGCTGCCGTCACGCAGCGATGACTTTAGTGTATTTCAAATGAAGCGTCTATTGAAACGCAGAGATGTTCAAGTGTGTCTGGAAGAAGCCGAGCAGGAAATGGGCAACGACAATGCTTTGACATTTACAGAATTGACCAACATATTCACCGAGGAGGGTATCTTGGAATCGGAAAAGCTGCAGAAGGCTACCAAGCAAATATCCTCAAGTGAAAATACAAGATTTCTCTTAGTCAGGGACttgaaaaagaaattgaaaaaagtcgATGAAGAGCAAGACCCAGAGACAAAAGTTGAGATCAAATCTGAAAACACTGAAAGTGAAGACATTAAACCCTCCACCTCCAAGGGTGAAGAGGTTACAAATCctgcctcagacaccaaagagCTTGGTAAAGAATATGATGCTGATTTGGAATTAGCCCTAGCATTGTCGCTGGAAGAGAACACTGATCATGTTTACGATGACAAAGATTATGAGTACGATTCTGATGAGGTATTAAAATTGAACAGAGATCAACGTGAACGATTGCAAGATGCCGCAAAGGGACCAGCACGTGCTTATATGATTGAATATGCTGGCATGAATAAGGATGAGGTACAGGGGATATTGGAAAGAACTCAAGTCAATGATAACTTTGATGAGACATTGGATTTAGAACGCCTAATTGGGGATGGTGATGTTGCGCCAGAGAG AAACCCTGAAACTGCTGAACTTAAACCGGAGAGTATTCACAACGAGAGCCAGGAAATACGTTTGCAAGTAACCGATGATTCTGACTCCACAGATTCTGATCTAGAGGAGGTTGAAGAGGAAGCAATTAAACCGGCTATTTCCATTACAGTGGATGTGACTAAGGCAACGCCTGCAGATGATGATTTATTCGCGGATGTTTTTAAAGAAGACGAATGTGTTATTGAGGAGACCCCGGATCTTCTAGAACCAATTACATCACAAACTAAGGCCATCGAAGAAACCAATCCCCAAGAATCTTTGGTAGATATGAAACCAAAAATGcctgtaaaatttttaaaagacttGGAGGAAGGTGATGAATGTTTTATACCCGAAACACCACCAGTTGTGATGAAATCAGAAATCGAAAATCCTAGCGAACACAAAAGtgacataaaaataaaaccCATCGATCAGGGTAAAAAAGTCGAAATACTTTCCATTCTAGATGAACTAAAACAACAAGTggcagatataaaaaaaataaatttagatgaaATAAAGCTAAGCAATTCAGTTATAGAACTTTCCGATGATGAAGTGCCCCCAGGggaaattgtagaaaaaaaggaaattattgAAATATGCGACAGTGATGATAATCAAAGGCCTTACACACCACCTCTACAAATAACAGCTGCCACAGAACAAACCCCAAAGTCCGGAGGTAGCGCCAACAAATCTCCAAAATTTCATACTCCCTCCAAAAATCATGCCATTACAGAATTTTTCAATGTAAATTATGTTGTCAAGCGCACACCAGACAAGCCCTCCGAAGAGAATGAAGAAGCACCCAAAGTTAAGTCGCCATTTTTTGTTAAGAAAACTCCAAAGTCTGCCAGCAAAAGCGGTAGTAATTCACCAACGTCGGGTAAAAAGGTATCAAAGGCCAGTAAATCCCTATTCGATAAAAATGGCGAAGAAAATGCCACAGAAATAGCTGACGAAGATGGCATAGAAGTTATAAAAGAAACCACTGAAGAGGATGTAATCAAAGAAGCAGCTGAGCTATTAAAATCGAATAAAACCACCGAAGAATTAGACCACCTAGCAGCTGATTTGGCCAAAGATAGGCGAGATTTGGAAAATGAACGCAATCGCCAAGATCGCATGAGCATGTCCATAACACAACGAATGAATTCCGATTGCCAGGAACTATTAAGGCTATTCGGAGTGCCCTATATTATTGCTCCTATGGAAGCAGAAGCCCAATGTGCTTTTCTCGACATTGTGGAACTAACGAATGGTACAATTACAGATGACAGTGACATATGGTTGTTTGGCGGACGCACAGTCTATAAGAATTTCTTTGCCCAGAATAAACATGTTTTGGAATTTCGTGCTGAACAAATAGAAAAGGATTTCAATTGTGATCGCCAGAAATTAATACAACTGGCATGCCTGGTAGGAAGTGATTATACAACAG GTATTCATGGTATTGGAGCCGTCACAGCTATGGAAATTCTAGCTTCCTTTGCACCAAAAGATATTCCCAATGCTGTCGATGGATCCACAATTCTAAAAACGCAATATATTCTTTCGACTCTACAAAAGTTTCGCACTTGGTGGCAATCATTCAAAAATTCGGCAGCACCTCCAGGCACTTCTGCTCGCCTTGCCTTGCAGAAGAAGTTGAAAAATATCGAAGTACATGAGGGATTTCCCAATGTAGCGGTGGTCGAAGCTTATCTCACTCCCAAGGTGGATGAAAATAAGGAGCCTTTGTCGTGGGGCTATCCGGATGTTGAATCTTTGCGTGAATTTGCAAAGAAAACATTTGGTTGGACTACAAACAAAACCGATGACATATTAATGCCGGTAATGAAGAAACTGAATGAGAAACGCACTCAACAATCGATACGAAACTATTTCAATGTAAAAAGTGCTTTGAATTTAAGACAGCTTAAGGTTAGTAAACGAGTACAAAATGCCATTGATAAAATGACGGGAAAAGTAGATTCATCAGATGATGCCAGCGAAAAGCCAACCAGACCGAAAAGGTCAAGGCAAACGAGCAAAGTGGCTGccaaaaggaagaaagaggCCGAAGATGGACAGCAGCAAACAGTCAATGAATGTAATGGTGATGCTGTCAGCTTAACTATCGACGCTGATTTTAGTTCGGGAATGGCACGTGGACCTCTGAAAAAGCCCACTAAACGTCCAAATATACCCAACACCAAACAAGTCATACCTCAAAGAGAAAAAACTTTAGAACAAATGGAAGCAAATAGAAAAATGgcagctgaaattttaaagaattcggCTAAGGAAACTAAAAAGAAACGCAAAGCATGA
- the LOC106094214 gene encoding DNA excision repair protein ERCC-5 homolog isoform X1: MGVTGLWKLIEPCGKPVPVETLEGKVLAIGKLMSQICRYGFTNLQIPIQFILSDVSIWLHQVVKGFQDNKGAALNNAHLLGLFHRLCKLMYYRVKPVFVFDGCVPQLKRDTIARRQQQRSKLSNEADRIQNLLLQSLAKEKVVMQALGPNAEQLLTSPIKKKASKEDSVDDMFKLPELPESSKKQGKVAGDSSMDDSWEDSFNSTDDYTNTTGSTDDSSYDESNPRHAYNTNILAIDVRSNEFKHLPADVRHDILVDIKETRKQSSWGRLHELPSRSDDFSVFQMKRLLKRRDVQVCLEEAEQEMGNDNALTFTELTNIFTEEGILESEKLQKATKQISSSENTRFLLVRDLKKKLKKVDEEQDPETKVEIKSENTESEDIKPSTSKGEEVTNPASDTKELGKEYDADLELALALSLEENTDHVYDDKDYEYDSDEVLKLNRDQRERLQDAAKGPARAYMIEYAGMNKDEVQGILERTQVNDNFDETLDLERLIGDGDVAPERNPETAELKPESIHNESQEIRLQVTDDSDSTDSDLEEVEEEAIKPAISITVDVTKATPADDDLFADVFKEDECVIEETPDLLEPITSQTKAIEETNPQESLVDMKPKMPVKFLKDLEEGDECFIPETPPVVMKSEIENPSEHKSDIKIKPIDQGKKVEILSILDELKQQVADIKKINLDEIKLSNSVIELSDDEVPPGEIVEKKEIIEICDSDDNQRPYTPPLQITAATEQTPKSGGSANKSPKFHTPSKNHAITEFFNVNYVVKRTPDKPSEENEEAPKVKSPFFVKKTPKSASKSGSNSPTSGKKVSKASKSLFDKNGEENATEIADEDGIEVIKETTEEDVIKEAAELLKSNKTTEELDHLAADLAKDRRDLENERNRQDRMSMSITQRMNSDCQELLRLFGVPYIIAPMEAEAQCAFLDIVELTNGTITDDSDIWLFGGRTVYKNFFAQNKHVLEFRAEQIEKDFNCDRQKLIQLACLVGSDYTTGIHGIGAVTAMEILASFAPKDIPNAVDGSTILKTQYILSTLQKFRTWWQSFKNSAAPPGTSARLALQKKLKNIEVHEGFPNVAVVEAYLTPKVDENKEPLSWGYPDVESLREFAKKTFGWTTNKTDDILMPVMKKLNEKRTQQSIRNYFNVKSALNLRQLKVSKRVQNAIDKMTGKVDSSDDASEKPTRPKRSRQTSKVAAKRKKEAEDGQQQTVNECNGDAVSLTIDADFSSGMARGPLKKPTKRPNIPNTKQVIPQREKTLEQMEANRKMAAEILKNSAKETKKKRKA; the protein is encoded by the exons ATGGGAGTAACTGGTCTTTGGAAGCTAATCGAACCATGTGGTAAGCCAGTGCCTGTGGAAACCCTGGAGGGTAAAGTGTTGGCCATTGGTAAGTTGATGTCTCAGATTTGCCGGTATGGTTTTACAAACTTACAAATACCAATCCAATTCATTCTTTCAGATGTATCGATTTGGTTGCATCAAGTGGTTAAAGGGTTCCAAGACAACAAAGGAGCTGCTTTGAACAATGCCCATTTGTTGGGCTTATTTCACAGACTGTGCAAACTGATGTACTATCGTGTTAAGCCAGTATTTGTATTCGATGGTTGTGTGCCCCAATTGAAAAGAGATACAATT GCTCGCCGTCAACAGCAGCGCAGCAAACTTAGCAATGAAGCTGACCGTATACAGAATCTACTGCTACAATCACTGGCTAAGGAGAAAGTTGTCATGCAGGCTTTGGGACCCAACGCCGAGCAGCTATTAACATCACCCATCAAAAAGAAGGCCTCTAAGGAAGATTCAGTTGACGACATGTTCAAATTACCTGAATTGCCAGAAAGCTCCAAGAAGCAGGGCAAAGTTGCCGGAGATAGTAGTATGGATGACTCTTGGGAGGATTCCTTTAATTCTACAGATGATTACACCAACACTACAGGGTCTACTGACGATAGTTCATACGATGAATCCAATCCTCGTCATGCCTATAACACCAACATTCTGGCCATAGATGTGCGTAGCAACGAGTTTAAACATTTGCCCGCCGATGTTAGGCATGACATTTTGGTGGATATTAAAGAAACCCGCAAGCAATCCTCTTGGGGTCGCTTGCATGAGCTGCCGTCACGCAGCGATGACTTTAGTGTATTTCAAATGAAGCGTCTATTGAAACGCAGAGATGTTCAAGTGTGTCTGGAAGAAGCCGAGCAGGAAATGGGCAACGACAATGCTTTGACATTTACAGAATTGACCAACATATTCACCGAGGAGGGTATCTTGGAATCGGAAAAGCTGCAGAAGGCTACCAAGCAAATATCCTCAAGTGAAAATACAAGATTTCTCTTAGTCAGGGACttgaaaaagaaattgaaaaaagtcgATGAAGAGCAAGACCCAGAGACAAAAGTTGAGATCAAATCTGAAAACACTGAAAGTGAAGACATTAAACCCTCCACCTCCAAGGGTGAAGAGGTTACAAATCctgcctcagacaccaaagagCTTGGTAAAGAATATGATGCTGATTTGGAATTAGCCCTAGCATTGTCGCTGGAAGAGAACACTGATCATGTTTACGATGACAAAGATTATGAGTACGATTCTGATGAGGTATTAAAATTGAACAGAGATCAACGTGAACGATTGCAAGATGCCGCAAAGGGACCAGCACGTGCTTATATGATTGAATATGCTGGCATGAATAAGGATGAGGTACAGGGGATATTGGAAAGAACTCAAGTCAATGATAACTTTGATGAGACATTGGATTTAGAACGCCTAATTGGGGATGGTGATGTTGCGCCAGAGAG AAACCCTGAAACTGCTGAACTTAAACCGGAGAGTATTCACAACGAGAGCCAGGAAATACGTTTGCAAGTAACCGATGATTCTGACTCCACAGATTCTGATCTAGAGGAGGTTGAAGAGGAAGCAATTAAACCGGCTATTTCCATTACAGTGGATGTGACTAAGGCAACGCCTGCAGATGATGATTTATTCGCGGATGTTTTTAAAGAAGACGAATGTGTTATTGAGGAGACCCCGGATCTTCTAGAACCAATTACATCACAAACTAAGGCCATCGAAGAAACCAATCCCCAAGAATCTTTGGTAGATATGAAACCAAAAATGcctgtaaaatttttaaaagacttGGAGGAAGGTGATGAATGTTTTATACCCGAAACACCACCAGTTGTGATGAAATCAGAAATCGAAAATCCTAGCGAACACAAAAGtgacataaaaataaaaccCATCGATCAGGGTAAAAAAGTCGAAATACTTTCCATTCTAGATGAACTAAAACAACAAGTggcagatataaaaaaaataaatttagatgaaATAAAGCTAAGCAATTCAGTTATAGAACTTTCCGATGATGAAGTGCCCCCAGGggaaattgtagaaaaaaaggaaattattgAAATATGCGACAGTGATGATAATCAAAGGCCTTACACACCACCTCTACAAATAACAGCTGCCACAGAACAAACCCCAAAGTCCGGAGGTAGCGCCAACAAATCTCCAAAATTTCATACTCCCTCCAAAAATCATGCCATTACAGAATTTTTCAATGTAAATTATGTTGTCAAGCGCACACCAGACAAGCCCTCCGAAGAGAATGAAGAAGCACCCAAAGTTAAGTCGCCATTTTTTGTTAAGAAAACTCCAAAGTCTGCCAGCAAAAGCGGTAGTAATTCACCAACGTCGGGTAAAAAGGTATCAAAGGCCAGTAAATCCCTATTCGATAAAAATGGCGAAGAAAATGCCACAGAAATAGCTGACGAAGATGGCATAGAAGTTATAAAAGAAACCACTGAAGAGGATGTAATCAAAGAAGCAGCTGAGCTATTAAAATCGAATAAAACCACCGAAGAATTAGACCACCTAGCAGCTGATTTGGCCAAAGATAGGCGAGATTTGGAAAATGAACGCAATCGCCAAGATCGCATGAGCATGTCCATAACACAACGAATGAATTCCGATTGCCAGGAACTATTAAGGCTATTCGGAGTGCCCTATATTATTGCTCCTATGGAAGCAGAAGCCCAATGTGCTTTTCTCGACATTGTGGAACTAACGAATGGTACAATTACAGATGACAGTGACATATGGTTGTTTGGCGGACGCACAGTCTATAAGAATTTCTTTGCCCAGAATAAACATGTTTTGGAATTTCGTGCTGAACAAATAGAAAAGGATTTCAATTGTGATCGCCAGAAATTAATACAACTGGCATGCCTGGTAGGAAGTGATTATACAACAG GTATTCATGGTATTGGAGCCGTCACAGCTATGGAAATTCTAGCTTCCTTTGCACCAAAAGATATTCCCAATGCTGTCGATGGATCCACAATTCTAAAAACGCAATATATTCTTTCGACTCTACAAAAGTTTCGCACTTGGTGGCAATCATTCAAAAATTCGGCAGCACCTCCAGGCACTTCTGCTCGCCTTGCCTTGCAGAAGAAGTTGAAAAATATCGAAGTACATGAGGGATTTCCCAATGTAGCGGTGGTCGAAGCTTATCTCACTCCCAAGGTGGATGAAAATAAGGAGCCTTTGTCGTGGGGCTATCCGGATGTTGAATCTTTGCGTGAATTTGCAAAGAAAACATTTGGTTGGACTACAAACAAAACCGATGACATATTAATGCCGGTAATGAAGAAACTGAATGAGAAACGCACTCAACAATCGATACGAAACTATTTCAATGTAAAAAGTGCTTTGAATTTAAGACAGCTTAAGGTTAGTAAACGAGTACAAAATGCCATTGATAAAATGACGGGAAAAGTAGATTCATCAGATGATGCCAGCGAAAAGCCAACCAGACCGAAAAGGTCAAGGCAAACGAGCAAAGTGGCTGccaaaaggaagaaagaggCCGAAGATGGACAGCAGCAAACAGTCAATGAATGTAATGGTGATGCTGTCAGCTTAACTATCGACGCTGATTTTAGTTCGGGAATGGCACGTGGACCTCTGAAAAAGCCCACTAAACGTCCAAATATACCCAACACCAAACAAGTCATACCTCAAAGAGAAAAAACTTTAGAACAAATGGAAGCAAATAGAAAAATGgcagctgaaattttaaagaattcggCTAAGGAAACTAAAAAGAAACGCAAAGCATGA